GATTTCAAGTTTAGAAAATTGAAAGAATAAAGGCATACTACTAGTATAATTTATTAGGGAAAATGAcatgtttcatccctcacatttcacaaaaatattcttttcgtccctcacttttaaaatgaagcaatttcatccctgacatttaaaaattaaagctattacatccctgaacctaattttcaatctgaatcaaaccatccaataatCCAATAATAAATTTCGGAGATAGAATTGATAGGTCACTCggtcaatttcatcatattcacatgacatttatcaaaccaaaaaaataaatattataacaTAAAGGCCATTATTTGTTTTGGAATAGTCGGGTTTTTCTTTtgggtaaatcttttcatgcaccgtTAGTATATTCGCTTGCGAGTCTAaatgtgtatcataaatacaaaatttggtgtttaaatttaaattgaaacgATATGGTAGGTACATAAAACtatcagtgtatacaatgacaATGTAGGAATTCAAGTTGAGTTATattcaagttgagttaaccaagtgatctaccaattatacctccaaaatttgtaatcaggttgataggtggtttgattcagattgaaaattgggttcaaggatgtaatagttttaatttttaaatgtcagggatgaaattgcttcattttaaaagtgagagactaaaagaatatttttgtgaaatgtaagggatgaaacaggtcattttcccaATTTATTATTGCAAATGGTGGCCGTCCATACTCCATATGTATATGTGACATGTCTCTATTCATTTCATGGTTCTACATTCCGGGGTGGGGTacgtatttttattttttttttcaagttttcaACATCCAACTGTATGTGACACGTGGCTTTCTCCCACCACCGAACAGTGAATCCTGTGTAGGTTTCCCGCTACATGAACATATTATCATGGACGAACGGGCGTCATCAACCCCTACATACGTAATAAATTCGAGAGATTGGCCAATCATCCCGCGGTTGGACGACGTTTCTTAGGAGTAGTTTACATAACATAATACCATTTGCCGACTTGTATAACCAACCTGTCATTTGCAATGCCCAGGAGCTTTGATTGAAACTAATACCATCACCAATAAATATGTAGACCAAGTAGTAGGCTTCGCAACTAAGTTTAACTCCACACGATATAAGAGGCTGAATCAGTGTGTGTGTGGTATAGCTAAATGAATTGTCTAGGTTATGAAAGTTGATTGATTTATGTGCTCAAGGAGAAAGTGTGTGCCCATTGGACGGAAAAAAATAGACAATACTAGTATTAAATACAGTAGTAGCAATTAGAGCAAATACAAATTAACTTAATTGATAAATACAGTAGTAGCAATTAGGGCCAATACAAATTAACTTAATTGATAACGTTAAGTCAATTTCTCGTTCGAGGTCGTATGCAAGCATTAAATTGGTGGGATATTTCTAATCTATAATAGTGACTCGAGCTAAATTCAGCTTAATCTTTTCTttaggaacaaaaaaaaaaacaactacGGATTTCTATATGTAACTATGTAGGAGTTTTGGATTTGTTAAAACGGATTAAAATATGTATAAAAGGTGGATGGAAGGAACTGAACCTCCGCGCTATAAAATAAAATGTATGTGCTGCTAATGCTAAAGTACGACATAGTAATATTAGTGCTATTGACCACAGATTCTCTTCCAAGCCTCCGGCCCTCACCTCATTGAACTCTTTGAGTTGTGACCAGCACCGAAAGCAATTCAAGACAGAGACCTCAAAACTCATCATTTTCTACCCGTCATCGACTTCGACTTCCATGGTTTGCTTCTGCTTTTTGGTGGATCAGAAGAGGATGGTAAGGCGGTGCAAGCCGGTGGCAGGGTCGTGTTCGCGGTGCGGTCGCGGGGCAAGCGTGGCCGAAATGCGAACTTCCACGAGATTCTGTTACATTCCATTTTATTGGAAATCTTGGAAGGCGATCATATGCAGCTTCTGTGGAGCCGTTCTCAAATCCTACAGATAAACAACTCTTTCTTACCCTGTGGTGCGGGTGCCTTTCTTGTGCACAATTTGTATATTGAGCTAGAAGCCAAGTGATCATGATCAGATTGATGCTGATCATTCTTGGAAAGTCACATCGAGCTGCTACTTTCTTTAGTAATCATGGAACTTCAGGGTTAAGCATCGCGTTAAGGGGAATAAGGAGGAATGTTTCTTGGACAGTACAGCACCCACTGAAAGAATCTAATACTCAGTTTGCCGGATGTTCTCAAACTTTGAGTTGAAGAGAAGAGGAGAAGTACGGGccctttttttgtttgtttttttcccCCTAACCAATATCTGTATTTCATATAAGTACTTTCTTTATCTCTTATTTTTCGTATCAGAAATTTCATCTGCTAATCCCTGATCAGCATATTTACCCAAAAAATTTCTTTCTGCATATTTACCCAAAAAATTTCTTTCTGCTCCCCCGTaatttctgggttagtggaaaCGAAGAAAAGTGTCAATCCTCGACCTCGAGAAATATTTTGACAGTTGAATACTAGTCATCCTCAAGTTTTACCATGGCGGTTCGTT
Above is a genomic segment from Coffea eugenioides isolate CCC68of chromosome 5, Ceug_1.0, whole genome shotgun sequence containing:
- the LOC113772053 gene encoding uncharacterized protein LOC113772053; this translates as MVCFCFLVDQKRMVRRCKPVAGSCSRCGRGASVAEMRTSTRFCYIPFYWKSWKAIICSFCGAVLKSYR